The DNA sequence TCGAGGGCCGTGTCGCCGAGGTGCTCCCTGCCGCGCGCCCGAGGCGCTCGTCGTCGGTCACGAGCCCCACACCCGAGGACATCGCCGCGCGCGCCGCCGCCGCGCACGAGAGCCCCTTCACGTGCACGCGGCCCGCCGATGTACGTCGGTGAGACCCGGACCCGAGGCGCCGTGGCTCGCCTTCGTCGACCCCGCGGGGTGCGCTCGTGAGGACGCGCGCGTCTACCGCATCAGGCTCGCGGGACGCGCGCCGGCCCCTCTCGGTGGGAGACAGGCCTTGGGACACCTGCTCCGCTTTCGGTCCCATCGCGGCGCAGGGCTGGGAGATTCCGGATCGTCACGATCCGCGATCACTCCGCCGAGGGCCGCGCTTCGGTGCGCTGGCTCGCGGAGGCCATGGAAGTCCCCGAGAGGCCGTCATCCTCGACCCTAGCGCGTGCGCCGTGGGCGCGGATCTCGGTATGTCACACACGGCCTGGCTTGGGAGACGTAGCTTCACGAACCTGTTCTTGTGTGTGGGGTCGCTCGTGTCGGCGGGGATCGTCGCGTGCGCCGCACCGCTGCGCGCCCGTCGGAACGCGAGCGCCAGGCCCTCCGGCGTCGCGCCGACCGCGTCCGTGGTCGGGAGTGCGCCGAAGGCCCCGTGCTCCGAGCCGTGCGCGCGCGCCGAGGCCCGACGGCGTGCGCTCGCGGTGCCGTTGCCCGACTCGCTGCGGGCCGAAGCGTTCACACGCTGCCGAACGACCGACGCGGGCGCGCTCGGGCTCGTCGCGACGCGCGCGCAGGGGACGCCGTGACGTTCGTGGTGGCGCTCGAACGCGCCGATGGGACCTCGGCCACGTCGGAGCCGCGGACGACGATCGAGGCCACCCTCGCGCCCGAGCTCTTGGTCGTCTCGCGCCCGGGCTCGGCCTCGTGGGTGACGGCCAAGGTGGCGGGCCAGCTCGTGCCTCTCCCCTTCGGGGCACGTGCGCCGGTGCAAACGCGGGCCTACTTCGCGGACGCGTTCGGCGGCGCTCCGGATGCCGAGTACCCGTGGGTCGATTTCGTGCCCGATGCCAACGGCTATCTCCTCGACTTCGAGCTCCCGAGCCTGCGCTGGGGTGATCCGGTCCCCTATGGAGGTCGGCGGGAAAGGCAGCTTCATGGCGTGCGCGTGCGCATGCCTCTCGACACGGCGTTGTCTCCACGCGACGCCCAGGAGCCATGGGGCTCGGTCCGCAGGGCCTGTGCCGCCGCTCCTGCGATCGCGGAGGCGTACCGCGCGGAACTCTGGGTCGCGGCGCAGTGCGCGCGCATCGGGGGGCTCGACGTCACGAAGGTCCTCGACCAGGTGAAGGCGCGGTGCGGTGCGCTCGCCGCCCGCGCGGTCCCGCTCGTGGTTTCCGTGGCGCGGGCCGACGCGAGAGCGCGCGACGGAAGGGCTCCCGAGAAGGACCCGCGCCCGGCCCGTGAAGAGCTCGCGCGTGTTGCGCCCCCGGGCGCGTGTTTTGCCGACCAAGATCGGCTCTGGGACGTCGACTACACGGCGCGTATGGCTCCCTTCGTCGCGCCTAGTGTCGCGCTCGACCCGGCGTGGGCGCTCGGTCTGCCGCGCGTCGTGCCGTGAGCGAAGGGCGCGCGATTGCCCTACGCTGACGTGAGCCTTCACGTCGGAGCCACGTCCATGCGCGCGTTCGTCCTCTCGCTCATCGCCCTCTCCCTCTCCGCGGCCTGCGGTGCTCCCGAGTCCTCGCCGTCCATCGCGGTGCCTCGTGGGCCGGTGGCGCCGGTCGTGGCCGCGACGGCATCAGCCATCGCCCCGGTGGTGCCCTCGTCGGCGGCCAAAGCCACGCGCAAGACGCCACGCATCGTGCAGCTCTCGCCCTCGGACGCCTCGTGTGGGCTCGACGCGGAGGGTCGAGTTTGGGAGCTCGTCGTCGGGAAGATGGAGCCCGAGGTCCCGTCGCTCGTCGGGGCCAAGAGCATCGCGTGCGGCATGCTCCACACGTGCGTCGTGACGGCCGAGGGGACGATGTCCTGCTGGGGGAACAACGCCTACGGCGGCCTCGGCGACGGCACGGAGAAGAACCGATTCGAGCCAGGCCCCGTCGTGGGCCTCGGACAGGTCGCCGAGATCGGCGTGGACTACGCCCGCACGTGCGCACGGACCCCGACGGGAGACGTGTATTGCTGGGGGGACAGCGAGTTCGGAAAGGCCGGCGACGGCAGGCTCCCCGACAACGTCGGCCGCGAGAAGACGAAGCCCGGAAAGGCGATCCTCGCGGGCGCGGCGACCCTCTCCGTGGGCTCGGCCCACGCGTGCTCGGCGATGCCGGACGGGCGAGTCTCCTGCTGGGGACAGAACACGTCGGGCGCGTGCGGGCAGCCCGTGGCGACGCGCTACGTGCCCAGGCCCGCGTTCGTGCCGAAGCTCTCGAACGTCGCGATGGTGCGCGCGGGAGCGCAGGCCACGTGCACGATCGATCGCCAAGGAAAAGTCGCGTGTTTCGGCCACGCGGGGACGGGGCTCCTCGGGCCGAACGGCCCTTCGGGCGACGTTGCATCGAGCAGCACGCCCGTGACGATCCCGCTCCCGTGGCCTGCCGTCGAGATCGCCATCGGCGGGAGCACCCACGCGTGCGCGCGGCTCGCGCGTGGCGAAGTGGCCTGTTGGGGCCAAAACGATCACGGGCAGCTCGGCGATGGCACGACCAAAGAGAGCCGCGCTCCCTTGCTCGTGAGAGGGCTCCCTGGCCCGGCGACTGCGATCTCGCTCGGCCTCGAGAAGAGCTGCGCGCTGGTCGACGGGCGCGTTCTCTGCTGGGGCAAGGGCGTCGTTCGGCGCGACGAGCATTCGTTCCCGGACGACTCGGCCGAGCCGATCGAGGTCCTCGTGGAGGGCGCCTTCCGCAAGGGCCGTTAGGCTCCCTGTTCCGGCGCCGGAACAGGGACAGAGACCCCGCGAACCGCGCGTCGAGGCGCCCCACGCCTCCCCGTGCACGTGTACCGGGCCGTACCGGTACACCCGATCACCGACCGTGTATCGCTGCCAAGGTCAATGATTACGGATGTTTACGCGCGCGCCGCGCATGGCACGGACGCTGCTGAAGGGAGGTCGAACCCCAACGATACGGAGACTCCCATGAACACCAAGCTCGTCGCTCTCGCCCTCGTCGCCTCGCTCTCGTCCGCCGCATGCGCGGTCCCCGCCGCCTCCGACACCGCGGACATCGCGACCACGGGTGAGGCGCTCACGGAGGTCGGCATGCTCGGCGTGACGGTCCCCATCAGGTCGCCCCCGACGCGCTCCAGCTCCCCGACGCCGGGCTCGGGTACAACGCGCGCAGCAGCCAGGTCGCCCCGATCTCCTGCTTCGACGTCGTGACGAAGTCGCAGCCGAACCAGCGCGGTCAGGTGACCTTCTCGAGCCAACTGGACACGGCCCAAGCGAGCTCTGCGCTCTCGATCGACGTCGACGCGAAGGCCCACTTCGGGATCTACAAGGGCGAGGGCTCGTTCAAGATGGCGAGGGAGGCGACGTCGTCGAGCGGCTCCTACACCATCCTCCTCTCGGCCTCGCAGCTCGGGCCGCTCCTCCAGTCGAGCAGCGTGGCCCTCACGAGCCAGGCCGCGGAGCTCCGCGAGCGCGATCCGGAGAGCTTCCTCCAGTCGTGCGGCGATCAGGTCATCACGAGCGTCCAGCTCGGCTCGCGCCTGGCCATCGCGTACCGCGTGAGCTTCTCGTCGGACGAGCTGAAGAGCGAGATGACGGGCTCGCTATCGGCCAGCGCGACGTTCGGGGAGCTCTCGACGAAGCTCTCGAAGGCGAGCAGCTCGCAGAAGAAGGGCATCTCCATCTCGCTCACGGCGACCCAGCTCGGCGGTGACCCCTCCAAGCTCACCCGCGTGCTCGACCCGAAGAGCGCGGTCACGTGCTCGGGGGACAACCTCGACGCGTGCCTCGACCTCGCCCAGAAGGCGCTCGATTACGCCTCGAACGACTACCCGACGCAGTTCGGTGCCTCGGACGGGTACGTCCCCGTCTCGTTCTCGACGGCGAAGCTCTCGTCGGTGGGCATCTCCGGCGTCGACTTCCCGGACACCCCCGGCAGCGTCGTGACTGCGCGTCGTGATCTCCAGACGGCCTTCGACTCGGTCGTGACGCTCCGCTCCCTCGCCGACGTGCGGGCCACGAGCCCGGCCTACGACGCTGCGAAGGTGAAGTCCGTCCAAGCCTGGCTCGACGCCGACAACGCCGCCCTCCAGGCCGTGGTGCCGAAGTGCTTCGACGACGTGGAGACCGTGCAGGGCGAGGACGATCCGAAGGTCGTCGCGTGCGTCTCGGCCGCGAAGCAGGCCATCGCCAAGGTGCACGCCGAGAGCGACGTGCGAGCCGCCCTCGACGCAGCCGCGCAGACCTTCTACGGGAAATCGTTGGTGCTCGCGGCGCGCAGCGACGTGTGCCTCGACCTCTACCACGGGGGTACCTCGGACTTCACGTCGGTCGGCGCGTACGTGTGCAACGGCTCGAACCCGCAGCTCTGGAGCTACTCGATGGACGGGCGCATCCGCAGCCAGATGAGCACCAACGCGTGCCTCGACATCGACCACTCGGGCGTGGCCGAGGGCACCAAGGTCGACATCTACTCGTGCGACAAGACCGACCAGACCTGGACCCTGGACGACCAGGGCCGCCTCCGCGGCGTGACGGGCATGTGCGTCACGTTGGCGGCCCCGGCCAAGGCTGGCGACCACGTCCAGGCGACGATGCAGACCTGCCGTGACCAAGACACCGCCGGCGCCTACCAGCACTTCGTCGTGAAGTGAGGCGACCTACGAGCGAGAGGCCCGCGACCCGACGAGGGCTCGCGGGCTTCGTCGTGTCAGGAGCGAGTCGCGGAACATGGCCGCGATCGTGCGGTGCGCTGACCGCCGAGGTGCGTGCGGGCCGCGCGATCTCGGAGAGCCGCGAGGGAGCGCCGAGTGGGGTGGCGCCGACCGCCCCGCCACGTGCATCTGCCGGGCGCTCGTGGCATGTTCCCGGCGTGTATCGCTGGGCGTGGGGAGCGGGGCCCTCGTGAGCCTCGTGGGGTGCGTGGCGGTCGGCGACGATCCCCGCTGCGCGTACAAGGAGATCGTCGAGCCCGAGCGCGCGAACGCCACGGGGCAAGTCGAGCTCGTGATCGCCGCCGAGGGAGAGCCTCGAGCCTCCGCGTCCGCGCGGATCCGAGGCAACTCGAAGGGCGGCTCCGTCGCGGTCGTCGGGGATCGCGCGACCGGGGCGGTGGTCGCAGCGATCTCG is a window from the Myxococcales bacterium genome containing:
- a CDS encoding RICIN domain-containing protein, producing MTKSQPNQRGQVTFSSQLDTAQASSALSIDVDAKAHFGIYKGEGSFKMAREATSSSGSYTILLSASQLGPLLQSSSVALTSQAAELRERDPESFLQSCGDQVITSVQLGSRLAIAYRVSFSSDELKSEMTGSLSASATFGELSTKLSKASSSQKKGISISLTATQLGGDPSKLTRVLDPKSAVTCSGDNLDACLDLAQKALDYASNDYPTQFGASDGYVPVSFSTAKLSSVGISGVDFPDTPGSVVTARRDLQTAFDSVVTLRSLADVRATSPAYDAAKVKSVQAWLDADNAALQAVVPKCFDDVETVQGEDDPKVVACVSAAKQAIAKVHAESDVRAALDAAAQTFYGKSLVLAARSDVCLDLYHGGTSDFTSVGAYVCNGSNPQLWSYSMDGRIRSQMSTNACLDIDHSGVAEGTKVDIYSCDKTDQTWTLDDQGRLRGVTGMCVTLAAPAKAGDHVQATMQTCRDQDTAGAYQHFVVK